The genomic region GCAATACGATGTGACCTTCACCTACGCGGGCTGGGGCACGTATGCGCGCCACCGAGCCACAGCCGACTGGCTGGAAGGGCGTTTCGGTCCGGCCGTGATGCAGGCGCTGACTAAGGCGGGCCATACCCCCATCATCTACCCTAGTCCCATCGACACGCGCGAGCCAACCAAAGGCATCCGCTATAGTCCCGAAGGCCCGCGCTACTCTACGGGGTACGGCGACTTTATCAGTGTGCCTACCGTGCTGGTAGAGAACCACATGCTGAAGCCTTACCGCCAGCGCGTGCTGGGCACCTATGTGCTGCTGGAAGCCGCACTGAAAATTGCGGCGGCTGATGCTGAGCGAATTGCGGCCGCCAAGGCCAAGGACCGCGCAAGCCGGCCCACCGAACTGCTCACGCGCTGGAAGCCCGCGCCGCAGCCCATCGGGTGGATCGACAAGTTTAAGGGAGTAGCCTTCGAGTGGTATCAGTCGCCGGCCTCGGGGCGCCAGGAACAGCGTTGGCTCGGCCAGCCGATTACCTTCCGCATGCCCATTATCGGGCAGCAGCCCACTCAGACGGTGCAGCTGCCCAAAGCCTGGTGGGTGCCCGCCGCTCAAATGGAGGTGCTCGACCGGTTGCGCCTGCACGGCATTGCGTTCGAGACGCTGACCGCCCCCCGAACCCTGCAACTCGATCAGGTGCGGCTCGTCGACCCCAAGCTGTTGCAACCCAGCGAAGGGCGCGTGCCGATAACGGCCACCTTCGTGCACGGGCAACAGGAGCAGGTGATGCCGGCGGGAAGCGTGCGTGTACCCGCCGATCAGCCCAACGGGCTGCTGGCGGCCGCCTTGCTGGAGCCAGAAAGCCAGGACTCATTTCTGGCCTGGGGCTTCTTCCCCGAGATGCTGGCCCCCGCGCCAAACACAGACGCCTTCGTGCTGGCCGCGCTGGGTGAGCGTTTGCTGGCCACCAATCCAAAGCTGAAGGCCGAATTTGAAGCCAAGCTTCAGGCCGAGCCTGCCTTCGCCGCCGATCCGGATGCCCGGCTCACCTGGCTCTACGCGCACGCCGGGCCGGGTCATCCCTACCCCCTGCGCTACCCTATTTTACGTGAGGTGAACTAAGGGGGAGCGTGCTAGCACCTGCTGTGCTACGCAACGGCCGGGCTACAAAGCCGGCCCGCTTTGCCCCCCGCGCAGGGTAGGCCACTACCGCGTAGCGTGTAGCAGCCGCCGGTAGCCCACGCCCAGCACCGTGGCGGTAATGCCCGCGTACAGCAACCACGAGGGGCCAATCGGGAGCCAATGGTAGTCGGCGTACACGCGGGGCCGAAACTGTGGGATGGCCTCGGCATCGGCTACCGTGAAGGTGCGGTAGGTGATTTCCTGGGCCATTTTGGGGTAGAAGAACCGCTGCGTGTGGTAGCGAAAGGCATCCACGTCGCGGCTGAAGTGGTTGAACTGCTGCCAGTGTGTGCCCGCCAGCGCCGCCAAGGTTTCCTGCAAGAGCAGGGCCGGGCTCATGAGCTGCCAGCCGCGCAACGCCGCCTGCTGCTGTTCAATTTGCCCGTAGAGCTGGCGCTCGGCCTGCTGGGTGGCCTGATCCTTGATTTCCTGGCTTTTGTACACGATAACGCCGTAGCCATAGACCATGCCCGGCGTCACCACTGAGGCCTGCCGGATAAGCGTGCGCGGGCTGCTGAATACCTCTTTGGTCAGCGTCTGCCCGTCGCGCTCAAAGTAGCGGTTGATGGCGTCGCGCTCCGCACTGGTAATGGCAATGCGGCTGGGGATAGGGTAGGCGCGGTCGAGGCCAAACTGGAGCAGCGCTGGTACCAGCAGCCCCAGCACCAGCCAGAGAAAGATGAGCGTCAGCGCATTCAGATTGGAGCTCAGCGAAAAGCTATTGACCAGCAACGCCAGCGCAACCCAAAAGGCGAAGTACAACGACACGGCCACCACCAGCCACCACCAGTTGCTAGTGGCCAGGAAAGCCGGACCCACCAACGCAGCCAACACGGGCGTTACAACCGCCCAAAAAAACAGCGTGAACAGCCCGTAGCGAATCCCGAGCCGCATCAGCGTGAGCCGGGCAATGGACTGATTGCTGGTTTTGAGCAGCACCCACGTACCCTGTTCCCGCTCGCTGGATACTACGTTGTAGGTGAACACGATGAGGAGCAGCGGCAGCAAATACACCACCACAAACGCGAAGTCGAAGGCACCCACAAATTGCAGGTAGCTGTTGTCAATCTCGCTTTCGTGCACCAATTGTTGCTTTTTGGTGATGTAGACCTTGTAGTAGAAAGGTTGCACCCCACTCTGGCCCGCAGCCAGGGCCTGCAGGGCGAAGGGGGCCTTCACGGCGTACTGTGGGCCCTCGTTGCGAGCCGTGTTGTAGGCGTAGGTAGGGTCGTCCCAGATGAAGCCGGGGTAGTGCATGCCGTGCGCCTCCACGCGCCGGATGCGCTGCACCAAGCTGTCCTGCATTTCCTGGCGGTGCGCCCGGATGCGGCCCAGCGTGCGCTGCTGCGTGTGCCATTGGCTACTGCCAGCCCATAGGGCAGCTAGCAGCACCACCAGCACCAGCGAGAAAAGAACAACCAGTACCCGGTTGCGGTATAGGGAGGTAAGCTCGTGGCGCCACAGCACCCCAAACAAAGAAGCAGACATAAAAGAGGAGCTAGTAGCTACAAGCTGATTTTTTTGGCTAGCACGAGTAAGCCGCCCGCCGCCACGCTCCAGCCCAGTAGCAAGAGCACGGGCCCGGTGGCATGGCGCAACCGCCAGCCCAGGCCGGGCGCCGCGTAGGCAAACTGCGGTACCGTGCGCCAAAAGGCATTGCCTGCCACCGTGTTTTTCTGGTAAAATGCATCCACGATGCGGCCCACGCGCCGGCGGTGCACTTCGGCCTGGGCGGCAAAGTCACGGTGGGTATCGAGGTCGGTGGCGGTGAGGTGGAGCGACAACTCGCGGAACGCCAGGAAAGGCGAGAGCAGGGCGCTCAACTGCACCAGACGGTTCTGCCTGACTTCGTTGCGCTCGATGGCGGCGTAGGCCCGGTCCATCACCCGCCCATCCGATTTCTCAGCCGCTTCAATGGTAACGGGAATAAAGTATACCGGCAGATCTTCCAGGCGTCGCACACCGTAGCGTGCCAGCATGCTATCGGCCAGGGCCTCGCGGCGTTGGTCTTTGGTGCCCTCGTTGCCTACCCCATATTGCATGTCGTGGAAGGTGTGGTCGTCAAATGCAACGGCCGTGGTGGCGGGGTGCGTCCGTCGGGCTACCTCACTTGTCAGCCGGGGCACAAGAAACACGCCCAGCAGCCAGAAGCCGGCCAGCACCACCAACGCCAGCGCCGAGTTGCGCGTGAGCAGCGACACGGCCCCACCCAGCACCGTGAGCAAGGCTGCGTATAGCAGCAGCCCGGCCACGTAGCAGGCATAGGTAGGCAGCAGCGGCACCAGTC from Hymenobacter aerilatus harbors:
- a CDS encoding M14 family metallopeptidase, which gives rise to MMALVAALICAEPMHTMAQDVLTLPPVLPWSGKSERLIVKPNDPWSTPAEAANFQTTPRYAEVRSWLERLDAASLLLTLHTFGRTGEGRDLLYVRASKGGAAKPVVLVQAGIHSGEIDGKDAGLMLLRDIALRGKDKLLDQVDLVFVPIYNIDGHEQMSPWNFPHLRGPAEKGRDANARNIDLNRDYGKLDAPESRAMIGLLRQLDPILYIDCHVSEGFDMQYDVTFTYAGWGTYARHRATADWLEGRFGPAVMQALTKAGHTPIIYPSPIDTREPTKGIRYSPEGPRYSTGYGDFISVPTVLVENHMLKPYRQRVLGTYVLLEAALKIAAADAERIAAAKAKDRASRPTELLTRWKPAPQPIGWIDKFKGVAFEWYQSPASGRQEQRWLGQPITFRMPIIGQQPTQTVQLPKAWWVPAAQMEVLDRLRLHGIAFETLTAPRTLQLDQVRLVDPKLLQPSEGRVPITATFVHGQQEQVMPAGSVRVPADQPNGLLAAALLEPESQDSFLAWGFFPEMLAPAPNTDAFVLAALGERLLATNPKLKAEFEAKLQAEPAFAADPDARLTWLYAHAGPGHPYPLRYPILREVN
- a CDS encoding DUF3526 domain-containing protein; the encoded protein is MSASLFGVLWRHELTSLYRNRVLVVLFSLVLVVLLAALWAGSSQWHTQQRTLGRIRAHRQEMQDSLVQRIRRVEAHGMHYPGFIWDDPTYAYNTARNEGPQYAVKAPFALQALAAGQSGVQPFYYKVYITKKQQLVHESEIDNSYLQFVGAFDFAFVVVYLLPLLLIVFTYNVVSSEREQGTWVLLKTSNQSIARLTLMRLGIRYGLFTLFFWAVVTPVLAALVGPAFLATSNWWWLVVAVSLYFAFWVALALLVNSFSLSSNLNALTLIFLWLVLGLLVPALLQFGLDRAYPIPSRIAITSAERDAINRYFERDGQTLTKEVFSSPRTLIRQASVVTPGMVYGYGVIVYKSQEIKDQATQQAERQLYGQIEQQQAALRGWQLMSPALLLQETLAALAGTHWQQFNHFSRDVDAFRYHTQRFFYPKMAQEITYRTFTVADAEAIPQFRPRVYADYHWLPIGPSWLLYAGITATVLGVGYRRLLHATR
- a CDS encoding DUF3526 domain-containing protein; this encodes MLRLLIGKELRELRRTTNATWLLTGLALLVGLALYNGYTYYTTRSAFLRQSQQTTYEQFVSQGDKNPHLGAHFGFYAYKPTADLALLDNGIEDYTGNSFYLEPHKRGEVKFREVSDATALRSFGFLNVGYFAQLLLPLFIFLLTHNLFSKEWENGTIKLVLSARVSTGQLLVGKLLAAGVVVGAVVAVLALGPLGLLAAHLGLDGLVPLLPTYACYVAGLLLYAALLTVLGGAVSLLTRNSALALVVLAGFWLLGVFLVPRLTSEVARRTHPATTAVAFDDHTFHDMQYGVGNEGTKDQRREALADSMLARYGVRRLEDLPVYFIPVTIEAAEKSDGRVMDRAYAAIERNEVRQNRLVQLSALLSPFLAFRELSLHLTATDLDTHRDFAAQAEVHRRRVGRIVDAFYQKNTVAGNAFWRTVPQFAYAAPGLGWRLRHATGPVLLLLGWSVAAGGLLVLAKKISL